From the Mycoplasmatota bacterium genome, one window contains:
- a CDS encoding NADH:flavin oxidoreductase yields MNNIINSPIKVNKHIVKNRIIMPALVCFNWGNSDGVETIDRSAHYGKRAKGGTGLIVVEATAISKDGRLTDSQLGLWDDKHIPQFEKVAKSCHDEGSMVIIQLVHAGMKAISNPVYSSSIVEMKDKSCLEMSVEKIEEIKKDFVSAALRAKKAGLDGVEIHGAHGYLLSQFASKEVNKRTDIYGGSLDNRLRLSIEIIQSVRQAVGEDFIISYRLGVNDSTMEEDKYFAKELENLGVDLLDVSSGIGANSIVVPAEFPFSNITYMGTSIYKEVNIPVACVYGIREPKEAQYLLENNMVDMVAVGRGLLADSEWTNKAISGESVNKCYHCKPCKYRLDGRTCPRNNL; encoded by the coding sequence ATGAATAATATAATAAACAGTCCAATTAAAGTAAATAAGCATATAGTTAAAAACAGAATTATCATGCCAGCTCTAGTTTGTTTCAATTGGGGAAATTCTGATGGAGTTGAAACAATAGATCGTAGTGCCCATTATGGAAAACGAGCTAAAGGTGGAACGGGTCTAATTGTCGTTGAAGCAACTGCAATATCAAAAGATGGTCGCTTAACTGATTCCCAACTTGGACTTTGGGATGATAAGCATATCCCACAGTTTGAAAAAGTTGCGAAAAGTTGTCATGATGAGGGTTCTATGGTAATCATTCAATTAGTCCATGCAGGTATGAAAGCTATTAGTAATCCTGTGTACTCTTCTTCTATCGTTGAGATGAAAGATAAAAGCTGTTTAGAAATGTCAGTTGAAAAAATAGAAGAGATAAAAAAAGATTTTGTTTCGGCAGCTTTAAGGGCGAAAAAAGCGGGACTAGATGGGGTTGAAATTCATGGCGCCCATGGCTATTTATTAAGTCAGTTTGCTTCTAAAGAAGTGAATAAGAGAACAGATATTTATGGGGGTTCATTAGATAATAGATTAAGATTATCAATTGAAATAATTCAATCAGTTAGACAAGCGGTAGGAGAGGATTTTATCATCTCTTATCGTCTTGGTGTAAATGATTCAACAATGGAAGAAGATAAATATTTCGCTAAAGAATTAGAAAACTTGGGTGTTGATTTATTAGATGTATCATCTGGGATAGGTGCAAATAGTATTGTTGTACCAGCTGAATTTCCCTTTTCAAATATTACCTATATGGGAACTAGCATTTATAAAGAAGTAAATATTCCTGTTGCTTGTGTCTATGGAATTAGAGAACCAAAAGAAGCACAATATTTACTTGAAAATAATATGGTAGATATGGTAGCAGTTGGTAGAGGGTTACTAGCTGATTCAGAGTGGACAAATAAAGCCATAAGTGGTGAAAGTGTCAATAAATGTTATCATTGTAAACCATGTAAATATCGATTGGATGGAAGAACTTGTCCAAGAAATAATCTATAA
- a CDS encoding DUF5320 domain-containing protein, with amino-acid sequence MPGRDGTGPMIRRGFGNTDGCLGLRLGRGYGCRRGFRRILSVSTKQKEWLKSQKKLLEERLNAVNKQLENC; translated from the coding sequence ATGCCAGGAAGAGACGGGACTGGACCTATGATCAGAAGAGGTTTTGGTAATACTGATGGTTGTTTAGGGTTAAGACTCGGACGTGGATATGGTTGTAGACGTGGTTTTAGAAGAATTTTATCTGTTTCAACAAAGCAAAAAGAATGGTTGAAAAGCCAAAAAAAATTACTTGAAGAAAGACTTAATGCTGTAAATAAGCAGCTAGAAAATTGTTAA
- a CDS encoding DUF134 domain-containing protein, with product MPRPKKWRKVCCLPESDRFGPLNAPINEEYFVTMTVDEYETIRLIDLEGFTQETCAKQMNIARTTVQGIYNDARKKLAESLVNGKVLRIEGGDYKLCEGIEKSCNGCYRHRCNRKMIEE from the coding sequence ATGCCAAGGCCTAAAAAATGGAGAAAAGTTTGTTGTTTGCCTGAAAGTGATCGATTTGGACCGCTAAATGCCCCAATTAATGAAGAATATTTTGTGACAATGACTGTTGATGAATATGAAACGATACGTTTGATTGATTTAGAAGGTTTTACACAAGAAACATGCGCTAAACAAATGAATATTGCACGTACAACGGTACAAGGAATTTATAATGATGCAAGGAAAAAACTTGCTGAGTCTTTAGTGAACGGAAAAGTGTTAAGAATTGAGGGTGGAGATTATAAACTTTGTGAGGGGATAGAAAAATCTTGTAATGGCTGCTACAGACATAGATGTAATAGAAAAATGATAGAAGAGTAA
- a CDS encoding NifB/NifX family molybdenum-iron cluster-binding protein produces MKIAIPVDDKSILTSVCMSFGRTPYFLIYDTESKESVFLDNSAVASQGGAGIKAAQTIVDNKVSVLLTPRCGQNAAEVLKAANIEIYKTMNDCIKDNINAFIEGKLTMLKEIHAGFHNHGAK; encoded by the coding sequence ATGAAAATCGCAATTCCAGTAGATGATAAATCAATTCTAACGAGTGTATGTATGTCATTTGGACGTACACCATATTTTTTAATCTATGATACAGAATCAAAAGAAAGTGTTTTTTTAGATAATAGTGCAGTAGCTAGTCAAGGTGGTGCAGGAATTAAGGCAGCACAAACCATTGTGGATAATAAAGTCAGTGTTTTACTCACACCTAGATGCGGTCAAAATGCTGCAGAAGTATTAAAAGCTGCTAATATTGAGATATACAAAACAATGAATGATTGTATTAAAGATAATATTAATGCTTTTATTGAAGGTAAGTTAACAATGTTGAAAGAAATACATGCCGGATTTCATAACCATGGTGCTAAGTAA
- a CDS encoding ATP-binding protein — protein sequence MVLSNKKIAVLSGKGGTGKTLVSVNLAASAKDAVYIDCDVEEPNGHLFLKPKDIESEPISIKIPSVDKSLCDGCRKCVDFCKFNALAYIYNRLIVFEEVCHSCGGCALFCPKNALSEKEKTIGEVQKGVSENVSVITGILNTGEASGTPIIKKLMNEASTLKEPTFIDCPPGSACIVMDSIKDADYCVLVAEPTLFGVHNLNMVYELVKLFNKPHGVILNKCLESENPAEKFCIEKGIKILGKIPFDNQLGILNSNAKVAVRENEEYKDIFSTLLQKITKEVLV from the coding sequence ATGGTGCTAAGTAATAAAAAAATAGCAGTCCTAAGCGGTAAGGGGGGTACTGGTAAAACTTTAGTATCAGTAAATTTGGCAGCTTCAGCTAAAGATGCAGTCTATATAGATTGTGATGTTGAAGAACCAAATGGACACCTTTTTTTAAAACCAAAAGATATTGAGTCAGAACCAATATCAATCAAGATTCCATCTGTGGATAAAAGTCTTTGTGATGGTTGTCGTAAGTGTGTTGACTTTTGTAAATTTAATGCTTTAGCTTATATTTATAATAGACTCATTGTCTTTGAAGAGGTCTGTCACTCTTGTGGAGGATGTGCATTATTTTGTCCAAAGAATGCTTTATCAGAAAAAGAGAAAACAATTGGAGAAGTTCAAAAAGGTGTTTCTGAAAATGTTTCTGTCATTACAGGAATATTAAATACTGGTGAAGCATCAGGGACTCCAATTATAAAAAAACTTATGAATGAAGCATCTACACTTAAAGAACCTACTTTCATTGACTGTCCACCAGGTAGTGCTTGTATTGTTATGGATAGTATTAAGGATGCTGATTATTGTGTATTAGTAGCTGAACCAACTTTGTTTGGTGTTCATAATCTGAATATGGTTTATGAACTTGTTAAGTTATTTAATAAACCACATGGTGTCATATTGAATAAATGTCTAGAAAGTGAAAATCCTGCAGAAAAATTTTGCATTGAAAAAGGAATCAAGATTTTGGGGAAAATCCCTTTTGATAATCAATTAGGAATCCTAAATTCAAATGCAAAAGTTGCTGTTAGAGAAAATGAAGAGTATAAAGATATTTTTTCTACACTGCTTCAGAAGATAACTAAGGAGGTTTTAGTATGA
- a CDS encoding ATP-binding protein, with protein sequence MKQLLILSGKGGTGKTTIASAFIKLSEAKAFADCDVDAPNLHLIMSQSQDYKRTDYFGLPKANINTDLCIQCDQCRQNCRFDAINVDNFYTVSDHACEGCGVCEVICPEGAISLKPAVAGDLMLYIDNAVFSTAKLRMGSGTSGMLVTEVKKQMKSYAVDTELAIIDGSPGIGCPVIASLSGVDMVLIVAEPSISGINDMERIINTAEKFKTKTAVCINKYDTNIENTEKIMAYCHRLNLPFIGKIPFDKKAVEAINNGLSIVDIDCIAGNETKKVFEATLNLLSED encoded by the coding sequence ATGAAACAACTATTAATCCTTAGTGGTAAAGGTGGAACAGGAAAAACAACTATTGCAAGTGCGTTTATTAAATTATCAGAAGCAAAAGCATTCGCTGATTGTGATGTCGATGCACCTAATTTGCACCTAATCATGAGTCAATCACAAGACTATAAAAGAACAGATTATTTTGGGTTACCAAAAGCTAATATAAATACTGATTTATGTATACAATGTGATCAATGCAGGCAAAATTGCCGCTTTGATGCAATTAATGTGGATAACTTTTATACGGTTAGTGATCACGCTTGTGAAGGCTGTGGAGTATGTGAAGTCATTTGCCCTGAAGGTGCTATTTCTCTTAAACCAGCTGTTGCTGGAGATTTAATGTTGTATATAGATAATGCTGTTTTTTCCACAGCTAAATTAAGAATGGGAAGTGGCACATCAGGAATGCTTGTTACTGAAGTAAAGAAACAGATGAAATCATACGCTGTAGATACAGAACTAGCAATAATTGACGGTTCTCCTGGAATAGGATGTCCAGTTATTGCTTCATTAAGCGGCGTTGATATGGTTTTAATTGTAGCTGAGCCTTCTATTTCAGGTATTAATGATATGGAGCGTATTATAAATACTGCAGAAAAATTTAAAACAAAAACAGCTGTCTGTATTAATAAATATGATACCAATATTGAAAATACAGAAAAAATAATGGCTTATTGTCATCGGTTAAACCTACCTTTCATTGGGAAAATCCCCTTTGATAAAAAGGCAGTAGAAGCAATTAACAATGGTTTAAGTATTGTTGATATTGATTGTATCGCAGGTAATGAAACAAAAAAAGTTTTTGAAGCCACCCTTAATCTACTTTCGGAGGATTAG
- a CDS encoding MBL fold metallo-hydrolase, whose amino-acid sequence MIIKTLVENTSKSEEFNCEHGLSLYIETKKHKLLFDLGVSDLFIENAQKLGVDLSLVDSVVISHGHYDHGGGLKEFLKINSKAIIYLHQEAFKEHYSIRSKGEKVYIGLDKELMDNKRIIFVNDNLKIDDELEIISNIKGKKLLPLSNQNLLMKVDSSYVQDDFKHEQNLIIREDELTVLLAGCCHKGIVNIIESISKIYKKPLDYVIGGFHLHKLLSNKPEELELLKKIGQYLKNTESMYYTCHCTGIEPYEILKGIMEDKIEYLSTGNILTI is encoded by the coding sequence ATGATAATTAAAACACTAGTAGAAAATACTTCAAAATCAGAAGAATTTAATTGTGAACATGGATTAAGTTTATATATTGAAACGAAAAAGCATAAACTTCTATTTGATTTGGGGGTAAGTGATTTATTTATTGAAAATGCACAAAAATTAGGTGTTGACCTTTCTTTAGTTGATTCAGTTGTAATCTCTCATGGACATTATGATCATGGTGGTGGACTAAAAGAGTTTTTGAAGATAAATTCCAAAGCGATAATATATCTTCATCAAGAAGCATTTAAAGAACATTATTCAATTAGGTCTAAAGGTGAAAAGGTATATATTGGCTTAGATAAAGAGTTAATGGATAATAAGCGTATTATATTTGTTAATGATAATCTAAAAATTGATGATGAATTAGAAATAATCTCTAATATTAAGGGCAAGAAATTACTTCCATTAAGTAATCAAAATTTATTGATGAAAGTAGATTCATCATATGTTCAGGATGATTTCAAGCATGAACAAAACTTGATTATAAGGGAAGATGAATTGACCGTGTTATTAGCAGGATGTTGCCATAAAGGTATAGTAAATATTATAGAAAGCATTAGTAAAATATATAAAAAGCCATTAGATTATGTGATTGGTGGATTTCATTTACATAAACTGCTTTCGAATAAACCCGAAGAGTTAGAATTATTGAAAAAAATAGGACAATACTTGAAAAATACGGAATCAATGTATTATACATGTCATTGTACAGGTATCGAACCTTATGAAATATTAAAAGGAATCATGGAAGATAAAATCGAGTATTTATCAACAGGTAATATATTAACCATATAG